The Methanocella arvoryzae MRE50 DNA window ATCTCTTCCAGCGCGCATTCGTGGCTGAGGCCTTTCCGGTAAGGCCGGTCGGCGATCATGGCATCGTAAGAATCGGCGATGGCCATGATCCGGCATTCCAGTGGTATCTGGCTGCCTGAAAGGCCCGAGGGGTAGCCCGTCCCGTCATAGCGCTCGTGGTGGTGTCGAATCAGAGGTGCGATATGATTCATGTGGAGGGACCTGCTGGCGATGTTGGCCCCGATCTCCACGTGCGACCTCATGAGCACCCACTCATGCTCGTCCAGCTTCGCCGGCTTCATCACGATCTCGTCAGGCACGCCGATCTTGCCCAGGTCGTGCAGCCGGGCCAGCAGCTTCAGGTTAGCCCGGGCATCCTCGCCGAGCCCCAGCTCCGAGGCCATGGCATCCACTATCACCGTCAGCACCCGGGTATGGCCGTGGTCCATATAGTCTCGCTCAGAAAGGGACAGGAGGATCATATCGATGGATTTGGACCGGGCGTAGTCGTCCCGCTTCAGCTTGTGCTCGTACATCAGCCGGTCTGCCCGCTTATAGGCGTCGTAGAGGCTCTCGCCCGGATTGATGGCCGCTATGCCAGTAGAGATACTGAGGGGAGGGCCGGGTTGCCGTTCGTTGTAGCGCCGGATTTCTTCCCGCAGCAGCTCCAGCATCTTCCCCGCGGCGGCTTCGCCGCAGCCGGGGAGTAAAATGCAGAACTCGTCGCCGCCGGTCCGGCAGACATCTCCGGATGCGGAGAAAACGGCGGAGATCATGTTGCCCGCCACCTTAAGGTGCTGATCCCCTGCAGTGTGGCCCAGAGTGTCGTTGATCAGCTTGAGCCCATCGACGTCCGCCGCTACGATGCTGACCGGAAACGCGCTCGAAGCGCTTTCGAGGCGCCCCAGTTCCTGCTCGAAATACGCCCTGTTGTGCAAGCCCGTCAGCCCATCGCGATAGCTCATTTCCTGCAGCCTGCGCTCGCTCCGCTGCAACTCTTCCAGCGTGGTGTTGCGCTCGTTGATGTATTTCCCCTGCCGGAAGTTCTGAATCGCCAGCCGGGTCACTTTATCGGCCACCATGCTGAAGGTTGCCACAATCTGGTTAAGCTGGTGCTCCGTCATCCGGTGCACCCCTGCAATCAGGTTCCTGACGTCGGCCGGAGAAATACCCTGGTCTGTCAGAAGATCCTGAAGCTTTTCCCGGGCAGGCTCTCCGAGGCTCACCTGGCCGACGATCCAGAAGGCAGCCGGTTTGCCGTTTACTACCAGAGGTATGGCTACTTCGGTCATGCCGGTGCAGGGACAGGTACAGCGGGCCTGCTGTCCGGCATCTGCCCGCCCGGCCAGGTCCGTGATGCACTTGCCGCATATCTGTGCTGACACGGTGCCCGGGCGGGCGAGGCTTGAGCAGAGTGACGTTACGTTGCTGCGCTGGTTCAGCGGCGTCCCGCCCGGGGTCACGATTACTGCAGATACACCCATTGCAGCGGCCAGCGTGTCCTGCATCACCTGTATTTCCGGATCTGTGATCAGGTCTCTGAAATCGAGCGAGGAAAGGCCTGCCTCCGGGCTGGTAAGCGCAGAGATCAGGCGTTCCATCCGAGTTTCTGCGTACCGGCTGTCGGTGATATCCTGCAGGAGGATAACGTAGGCGAAAATGGCTCCGGCATCGTCGCTCCGCGGCGTGATAACTGCCAGCGAGAGACGTTTCTGCCCACGCCTGCTTATGGTAGCGAGCTCTGTGTTCGACCCGCCGGATCGAGTTACGCGTAGCAGTTCCTTAAGCTTCGTGAAATCGGCCTCGCCGGCCAGCAGCCCGGAAATGTTACAGCTTTTGAGGGCCCCATTCGAGTACTCGTAGGTCTCATAGCAAGCCCTGTTAGCGTATACGATCGTCCCGGCCCGGTCAATCATCAGCAGGCACTCGGGGAATGTATCGGCAATGTAGGATAGCTTGTTCACTTCGTCCTGCAGCCGGGCGCCGAGGTTGCGGGTGCGGTTCCGGGAGATCGTCTCCAGTATGGCGGCGATCGCCCCGCTTCCCGGGCACTGAAGTCCGGCTACCTGGACCAGTGCCCCGGAGAGCACATACTTGATGGCTTCGACGGGCATATCGCACCTTTCTGTGCCGGACATAACAATGACAGGCACCTGGGTGCCAGAGTTCTTCAAAAAGGCTATCGCAGCAGAGACAGATTGGTCACTGCCCAGCAGTACTGCATCAAAAGCCGTGTCTGCAGCCAGAAAGCATGCAGAGGCAACGTCGACGGCATGCCGGTAATCAAGCCCGGCCAGGGCTAAAGCTTCTCCGATTGCCGCTACCTCTGCCCCGTCGCCAGTAAGGAGCAATACATCGCCATTAATTCCGGCCAAAACTGAATCCTCGCCTGTTCTCAGCCCGCTTTTCGGCCACTATCGACTGAGGGCCGGGAACTTTTACCGGTGATCAGGAATTCTATAGCCCATGACGCTTCCTCGCGCACACGCTGGCTACTGTCCCGCAGCCCGGCTCTCAGCACCTCAACAGCCCGCTGATCCCCCAGCATGCCTAGAGAGGCGGCCGCGTGTGCTCTCACTTCGCTTCCCGGGTCTCCGAGAGCCTGGATCAGCGGCTCCACCGCCCGGACGTCGCCGATTTCCCCGAGGGCGGCGGCAGCCCGGCACCGGACTTGAGCGGACTCGTCTTTTAGCATCCTGATGACCGCCGGAGTCGCCCGCATATCGCGAATCCTTCCCAGGGCGCTGACACTGGCCTGCCTTATCCGCTCATCCAGATCGCCCGTGAGCGCGACGAGAGGCCCTACTGCCTGTAAATCGCCAATCTTGCCCAGCTTAGCCGCTGCGTTTACACGGGCAGAAACATCGCCGCCCCCAAGCTGCTTTATCCACTGTTGAACCTCTGCAGCCGGGATT harbors:
- a CDS encoding HD domain-containing phosphohydrolase, with product MAGINGDVLLLTGDGAEVAAIGEALALAGLDYRHAVDVASACFLAADTAFDAVLLGSDQSVSAAIAFLKNSGTQVPVIVMSGTERCDMPVEAIKYVLSGALVQVAGLQCPGSGAIAAILETISRNRTRNLGARLQDEVNKLSYIADTFPECLLMIDRAGTIVYANRACYETYEYSNGALKSCNISGLLAGEADFTKLKELLRVTRSGGSNTELATISRRGQKRLSLAVITPRSDDAGAIFAYVILLQDITDSRYAETRMERLISALTSPEAGLSSLDFRDLITDPEIQVMQDTLAAAMGVSAVIVTPGGTPLNQRSNVTSLCSSLARPGTVSAQICGKCITDLAGRADAGQQARCTCPCTGMTEVAIPLVVNGKPAAFWIVGQVSLGEPAREKLQDLLTDQGISPADVRNLIAGVHRMTEHQLNQIVATFSMVADKVTRLAIQNFRQGKYINERNTTLEELQRSERRLQEMSYRDGLTGLHNRAYFEQELGRLESASSAFPVSIVAADVDGLKLINDTLGHTAGDQHLKVAGNMISAVFSASGDVCRTGGDEFCILLPGCGEAAAGKMLELLREEIRRYNERQPGPPLSISTGIAAINPGESLYDAYKRADRLMYEHKLKRDDYARSKSIDMILLSLSERDYMDHGHTRVLTVIVDAMASELGLGEDARANLKLLARLHDLGKIGVPDEIVMKPAKLDEHEWVLMRSHVEIGANIASRSLHMNHIAPLIRHHHERYDGTGYPSGLSGSQIPLECRIMAIADSYDAMIADRPYRKGLSHECALEEILRNAGTQFDPEIVKVFAGIVRSGRL